A portion of the Bactrocera neohumeralis isolate Rockhampton chromosome 2, APGP_CSIRO_Bneo_wtdbg2-racon-allhic-juicebox.fasta_v2, whole genome shotgun sequence genome contains these proteins:
- the LOC126767829 gene encoding apyrase, which yields MNFLGRADHTHSNPSHSSATPIHNNSYEYRQLESTPRTSHHSNTSHSRSVMYTRDWRSALRTPPTYRIGNRTLRFNFHFALLIICAIVLCFLFAYVRTGSQSSSDAAWLKTYSSSTHSSSSDKTPFNGAAEAYIAKYPLTAPFVGHANEVVYRIAIVADLDTNSKVLKKDGSTVWQSRLKKGHLTYRRSKPEITIQWDGGEPVILESSFSLKGRGMELSELVTFNGKLLSFDDRTGLVYDITNDKPIPWIILLDGNGRNSKGFKAEWATVKDQQLYVGSMGKEWTTSAGEFENENPMYVKVISPSGEVRSVDWAFNFKFLRQEAMQINWPGYMIHESGVWSSVQKKWYFLPRRCSREKYNETRDEHMGCNLLISADERFTNINSVTLDPANTTPTHGFSSFKFVPNTDDKIIVAIKSEELDGKTSTFITAFDNEGHTILPEQRIDTDLKYEGIEFI from the exons ATGAATTTCCTGGGCCGCGCTGATCACACACATTCTAACCCGAGTCACAGTTCAGCCACGCCAATCCACAATAATTCTTACGAATATCGCCAACTTGAGAGCACCCCGCGTACGTCACATCACTCAAACACATCTCATTCACGTTCCGTGATGTATACACGCGATTGGCGTTCAGCGCTACGTACACCACCTACATACCGAATTGGAAATCGCACATTACGATTTAATTTCCACTTTGCGCTACTAATCATCTGCGCAATTGTATTATGTTTCCTATTTGCTTACGTTCGAACGGGATCACAATCTTCTTCTGATGCAGCGTGGCTTAAAACCTATAGTAGTTCGACACACAGTAGTTCATCTGATAAAACACCATTCAATGGCGCTGCTGAGGCTTATATCGCTAAATATCCGCTCACAGCTCCATTTGTTGGGCATGCCAACGAGGTGGTATATCGGATAGCCATAGTAGCCGATTTGGACACCAATTCAAAAGTGCTTAAAAAAGATGGCAGCACTGTATGGCAAAGTCGTTTGAAGAAAGGGCATTTAACATATCGTAGGTCTAAGCCAGAAATTACGATTCAATGGGACGGCGGTGAACCTGTAATATTGGAATCTAGCTTTTCGTTAAAGGGACGTGGCATGGAATTATCGGAGCTCGTCACATTTAATGGAAAACTACTTAGTTTCGATGACCGAACGGGCTTAGTTTATGATATTACTAACGATAAACCAATTCCATGGATTATATTGCTTGATGGAAATGGGCGAAATAGTAAGGGTTTCAAGGCGGAATGGGCTACTGTGAAAGATCAACAATTATATGTTGGTTCGATGGGCAAAGAGTGGACGACAAGTGCTGGAGAATTTGAGAACGAAAATCCAATGTATGTGAAGGTAATATCACCCAGCGGTGAGGTACGTTCGGTAGACTGGgcattcaattttaaattcttgcGACAAGaagcaatgcaaataaattgGCCGGGTTATATGATACACGAGAGTGGCGTCTGGTCATCCGTGCAAAAGAAATGGTATTTCCTGCCAAGGCGCTGTTCACGTGAAAA ATATAACGAAACGCGCGATGAGCATATGGGTTGTAATTTGCTCATATCAGCTGACGAACGTTTTACGAATATCAACAGCGTTACCTTGGACCCTGCAAACACGACGCCAACACATGGGTTTTCGAGTTTCAAATTTGTGCCAAATACTGATGATAAAATAATTGTAGCCATTAAAAGTGAAGAGTTAGACGGTAAGACATCGACATTTATTACAGCATTCGATAATGAAGGGCACACGATATTACCGGAGCAACGCATCGATACTGATTTGAAATATGAAGGCATCGAATTTATCTAG